AATCTCATATTGATACGCCGGGTCGTAGGCGCGCACCGTGGGGAAGCTCGACGCCAGCAAGTGGCTGTGGCCGTCCTGATGTTGCAGTCCTTCGCCGCCCAACGTCGTGCGTCCCGCGGTGGCGCCGAGCATGAAGCCCTTGGTGCGCGCATCGGCGGCGCACCAGACCATGTCGCCGATCCGCTGGAAGCCGAACATCGAGTAGTAGATATAGAACGGAATCATGTTCACGCCGTGGGCCGAATGGGCCGTCCCCGCGGCGATGAACGAGGCCATCGAGCCAGCCTCGGTGATCCCTTCTTCGAGCAACTGCCCGTCCTTGGCTTCGCGGTAGTAACTCACCTGGTCCGAATCGACCGGCTGATACAACTGCCCTGAGTGCGAATAGATGCCGATCTGGCGGAACAACGGGTCCATCCCGAACGTGCGCGACTCGTCCGGGACGATCGGCACAATCAATTTGCCGATGTTCTTGTCGCGCAGCAGCTTCGAGAAGAATCGCACAAACGCTTGCGTCGTCGCGAAGGTGCGGTCGCCGGCGTCTTTGGTGAACTCCATGAATTCGCTTAAGGACGGCGTCTCGATCGGCTGCGCGCGCATGGTGCGGCTGGGCACGAACCCGCCGAGCGACTTGCGCCGCTCGAACAGATACTGCATCTCGGGACTGTCATCCGGCGGACGATAGAACGGCGCCTTGCCGACTTCCTTGTCGGAAATCGGAATGCCGAACCGCGTGCGAAACTCGCGCAGCTCGTCTTCGTTGAGCTTCTTCTGCGAATGCGTGATGTTGCGCCCTTCGCCGGCTTCTCCGAGGCCGTAACCCTTGACGGTCTTGGCCAGGATCACCGTTGGCCGGCCCTTCGATTCGAGCGCCGCCTTGAACGCCGCGTAAACTTTCTCCGGATCATGGCCGCCGCGGCGCAGTTTGCTCAGTCGTTCATCCGACAAGTGATCGACCAGGTCGAGCAGTTGCGGATACTTGCCGAAGAAATTTTCGCGGATGTAGCTGCCGGGCATCACGGTGTACTTCTGGTACTCACCGTCGACAACTTCGCCCATCCGTTTGACGAGTTGGCCGTCCTCGTCTTTGGCGAGCAGCGAATCCCACTCATCGCCCCAGATGACTTTGATGACGTTCCAACCGCCGCCACGGAACGCGCCTTCGAGTTCCTGAATGATCTTCCCATTGCCACGGACCGGACCATCGAGCCGTTGCAAGTTGCAGTTGATCACGAAGATCAGATTGTCGAGCTTTTCGCGCGAGGCCAGCGTGATCGCACCGAGCGTTTCCGGTTCATCGCATTCGCCGTCGCCGACAAAGCACCAAACGTGCGTCTGGCTGCAATCCTTGATGCCGCGATCGGTCAGATACTTGTTGAACCGCGCCTGGTAGATCGCCATGATCGGCCCCAGGCCCATCGAGACGGTCGGGTATTCCCAGAAGTTCGGCATCAACCAGGGATGGGGATAGCTCGAAAGTCCGCCGCCCGGCTGCAATTCGCGGCGGAAATTCACCAACTGCGTTTCGGTGATTCGTCCTTCGAGAAACGCCCGCGCGTAGATGCCGGGCGAAGCGTGTCCCTGGAAGTAAATTTGGTCGCCGGAGAAGTCGTCGCTCTTCCCACGAAAGAAATGGTTGAAGCCGACTTCGTACAACGTGGCCGCGGAGGCGAACGTCGAGATGTGCCCGCCGATGCCGTCGTTTTCTTTGTTGGCGCGAACCACCATCGCCATCGCGTTCCAGCGGATGATGCTCTTGATCCGTCGCTCGATCTCACGGTTGCCCGGGTACGGCGGCTGGCGATCGGCCGGAATCGTGTTGATGTACGGCGTCGTCGAAGTGCGCTGCACTTCGACCCCTTGCCGGTAAGCGGCTTCTTCCAGCGCGCTCAGCAAAAATCGTGCGCGCTCCGGGCCCTTTTCGTCGAGCACATAGGCCAACGACTCGAGCCACTCGGCCGTCTCGCCGGGATCGGAGTCGCCACTCGGAACATCAACCGCGTCGGTCATCGCCATCGTGGATTCTCTCTTCGTGCTTGCGCGCTCGTAACGCCAGTCGTCAGTGCGCTTTCTTTGGACGGTAGAAATCGGTGGCCGTGCCGAAAAAGGTCTCCGCCGCGAACGCCACCGTCTCGCTCAGCGTTGGGTGCGGATGGATGGAATCGGACACGTCGCGGGCGACGGCGCCCATCTCGATCGCCAATACGCCTTCGCTGATCAAGTCGCCAGCGCCGGGGCCGACAATGCCGACGCCCAGCACGCGTTCGCTGCCGGGGTCGATGATCATTTTGGTCATGCCCTCGGTGCGGCCAAGCGCCTGCGCGCGGCCGCTGGCAGCCCAGGGGAAACGCGCGATCTCAACTTGCAGATTCTGCTTTTTGGCTTCTTCCTCGGTCAGCCCGGCCCAGGCGATTTCCGGGTCGGTGAAC
This genomic stretch from Planctomycetia bacterium harbors:
- the aceE gene encoding pyruvate dehydrogenase (acetyl-transferring), homodimeric type; protein product: MAMTDAVDVPSGDSDPGETAEWLESLAYVLDEKGPERARFLLSALEEAAYRQGVEVQRTSTTPYINTIPADRQPPYPGNREIERRIKSIIRWNAMAMVVRANKENDGIGGHISTFASAATLYEVGFNHFFRGKSDDFSGDQIYFQGHASPGIYARAFLEGRITETQLVNFRRELQPGGGLSSYPHPWLMPNFWEYPTVSMGLGPIMAIYQARFNKYLTDRGIKDCSQTHVWCFVGDGECDEPETLGAITLASREKLDNLIFVINCNLQRLDGPVRGNGKIIQELEGAFRGGGWNVIKVIWGDEWDSLLAKDEDGQLVKRMGEVVDGEYQKYTVMPGSYIRENFFGKYPQLLDLVDHLSDERLSKLRRGGHDPEKVYAAFKAALESKGRPTVILAKTVKGYGLGEAGEGRNITHSQKKLNEDELREFRTRFGIPISDKEVGKAPFYRPPDDSPEMQYLFERRKSLGGFVPSRTMRAQPIETPSLSEFMEFTKDAGDRTFATTQAFVRFFSKLLRDKNIGKLIVPIVPDESRTFGMDPLFRQIGIYSHSGQLYQPVDSDQVSYYREAKDGQLLEEGITEAGSMASFIAAGTAHSAHGVNMIPFYIYYSMFGFQRIGDMVWCAADARTKGFMLGATAGRTTLGGEGLQHQDGHSHLLASSFPTVRAYDPAYQYEIAVIVLDGMRRMYAEQEDCMYYITLQNEAYHHPAMPEGTERGIVKGMYKLSHKSAGEGRPQVQLFGSAALLREALRAQDILLERYQISSNVWSVTSYTELAREALAVERWNLLHPLEEPRKSYLDEVLAGESGPFISTSDNVRAVAEQISNYIPGGLYALGTDGLGRSENRAPLRRHFEVDAECVVVAALSRLVRQGHCDRQSLAKAIQDLGVDPDKADPMTA